Part of the Mycolicibacterium mageritense genome is shown below.
GGAGAACAGCTTGAACAGCGCGTCGGTGCTGGTCGAGAACAGTCCGAGGATCACGGCCGAGATGGCGGCCATGACGATGGTCGCGTTGAGCGGGGTGCCGAACCGTGGTGACACCTTGTGCAGCACCTGCCAGCCCGGGAAGCGCTGGTCGCGCGACATGGCCCAGACCAACCGGACGCCGCTCATCAGGATGACCAGACCGCACGCGAAGATCGCGATGGCCACCAGGACCAGCAGCGCGGTGCCGACGAACGAGCCGAGGATGTCACGGATGACGTCGGCGATCGGGGTGCCCGACTCGGCCAGTGCGGTCGGGTCGTTGACCGCGGCCGTGACCACGAGCAGGAACAGGAAGCCGAGTACACCCGAGGCCAGGACTGCCTGCCACATCGCGCGAGGCACAACGATTTCGGGTTTCTTGGTCTCCTCGGCGAGGTTGGCCGCGGACTCGAACCCGACGATCGTGAAGGCGCCGAGCAGGAAGCCCAGCATCCACGGTCCGGCCGACGTCGCTGTGCCGAAGCTCCAGTACCCGTCTGCCGGAATCTCGCCGCGCGAGAACAGGTTTCCGACCGAGAGCTTGTGGGCGATCACGCCGACGATGAACAACAGCACCACCAGGGCCACCATGCCGATCAGTTCCGCCGTCACGGCGAAGTTGTTGACCCGTTCGGTCCACCTCGTGGACAACCCGACGAGCAGGGCTTGCAGCAGCAGCACGCCCGCGGTGATCAGGAACGCGGTCGCGGGCGTTCCGGTGAAGTCGAACAGTGCGGGCACCACCGTCGACGCGACCGTGTAATCGACCGCGACGACGACGATCGCCAGGAACGTGAACGAGATCCAGCCGGTGATCCAGCCGAAGATGGGGTTGGCGAGCCGCGACACCCACTGATAGGCGTATCCGGTGACCGGGATGCGGGCGGCGAGCGATCCGAGCAGCAGCGCAACGGCGAGCTGGCCGATGATCACGATGGGCCAGGTCCAGATGCCCAATGGGCCTGAGCTGTTGAGCACGCTGCCGTACGTGGTGAAGATTCCGGTGGCGATGGAGACGAAGGCGAACGCCACGGCGAAAGACGCGAACCTGCCGGTCGCGCGTTCCAATGTTTCGGTATAGCCGTACGGCGTTGTGGAAGAATCTGTCATCGATCGGGCTTTCTTGACTGGAATTGACTGTTTCGGGAGGAGAGGCTCGGTCCGCGGGCGGCGCTGCAACGCCGCCCGCACCCGTATCAGGCGCTGGGACGCGCCGACAGGACAACACCTCCCGTCTCTTCGATGGCTGCTGCAACAGCCGGATCGGTGTTCTGATCGGTGATGAGTCCGTCGACGGCGCTGAACTCGCACACGCGGTACGGCGCGACCTGCCCGAGCTTGGACGAGTCGGCCAGGATGTAACTGCGTGCGCTGTTCGCGATGATCGTGCGACGCACGTCGACCTCGTCGAAGTGGTAGTCGGTGAGCCCGGCCTGCGCGTCGACCCCGCCGGATCCGAGCAGTGCGATGTCGGCGTAGATGTCGGCGAAAAAGGCCTTGGCGTGCGCGTTCGAGCAGGCCAGGTCACCCGCGCGGACCCGGCCCCCGGCCACCAGCACCGTGATTCCCGGCCGGTCGGCCAGTTCCACGGCGACCGGCAGTGACGGCGTGATCACCGTTCCGGTGAATCCGCGGGGGATCGCCTGCGCGACCGCCACAGCCGTCGTCCCGATGTCGATGACCACGGTCTGGCCGTTCTTGAGCAGACCCGCGGCGACCCGCGCCAGCTGGGCCTTGGCCTGGTGCCGGATGATCGTGCGCTCGGTGTAGGTGGGTTCGATGACATGCCGGTCGGCGACGGCGGCCGCGCCGCCGTGTACCCGGCGCAGTGCGCCCTGTTCTTCGAGGAGTGCCAGGTCACGCCGCACCGTCTCGGCCGAGACTCCGAGCAGGCGGACCAGCTCATCGGTGCTGACCGCCTGGGTGGCGCCGACCGCTTCGACGATCGCCTCATGCCGCTCAACTGGCAGCACGACTGACCGCCAATGTGGATTTTTGACCGGGCATGACGGTAATTGTGGGGTGTTGCCTGGCTCACGTCAACCGGGCACGAAAAAATCAACGCATGGCGATGCGGATGTTCTTCACCTGCTGGAACTCGCGCAGACCTTCCAGCCCGCCGGTCCGGCCGAAGCCACTCTGCTTGTAGCCGCCGTACGGACCCTGCGGAGAGATGTCGCTGAACTGGTTGATCCACACCGATCCGGACTCGAGCCCGCGGGCCACCCGATGTGCGCGGTTCAGGTCCGTGGTCTGGACGAACGCGTTGAGCCCGTAGGGAGTGTCGTTGGCGATCCGCACGGCATCGTCCTCGTCGCGGAATCTCATGACCGACACGACCGGGCCGAATGTCTCGGTTTGCGCGAGCGCCGACGCGTTGTCGACGCCGCCGAACACGGTCGGCTCGATGAAGTAGCCGTCGGCAAGGGCGCCGCCGATCCGGTTGCCGCCCAACAACAGCTCGCCCGCACCTGTGGACACCGCGGTTTCGATGGTGGCCAGGATCCGGTCGGCTGCAGACCGGCTGATCATGGGCCCGAAGACCGTCGCGGGATCGGTCGGGTCACCGACCTTGGCCGCAGCGACGACCGCAAGGAACTTCTCCAGGAATTCGTCGTACACCGTTTCGTGCACCAGGATCCGGCTCGCGCACGCACAGCTCTGGCCGGATTGCATGAGTGGACCCTGGTGCGCCGACAACGTGGCGGCGAGGTCCAGGTCGGCATCGTCGAACACGATGTTCGCCGATTTGCCGCCCAGTTCGGTGACCACGGGCGTCAGATTCGTCGCGGCAGCCTGCAACACCTTGCGCGCGGTCGTGCCACCTCCCGTGAAGGCGATCTTGCCGACGCCGGCGTGTCGCACCAGCGCGTCGCCGCCCTCGGCATCTGCGGGTACGACGCCGACGAGGCCCGCGGGCAGACCTGCCTCGGCGCACAATTCGCCGAAGTGCCGGGCCGCGAACGGCGCGAGCTCCGAGGGCTTCAAGACCACGGCGTTGCCCGCAGCCAACGCAGGCACGGCGCACGACGCCGCAACCGCGAGGGCGCCGTTCCACGGCGTGAGTACGGCGACGACGCCATAGGGCTCCCGCTCGACGAGATTGATGTCGAACGACCCGTTGACCGGGGTGCTGACGCCGTGCGGCTTGTCGACGTAGCCCGCGAAATGCCGGAGGAATCGCTCGAGCAGCAGTGCGGTGCCCGCGAACGAGATCGGCACCCCGTAATCGGCAACGTTGAGCCCGGCGAGTTCGTCGAGGCGGTCGTGCACCACGTCGGCAAGGTCGATCAGCAGATCCCGTCGCCGGTCGACGGTGAGCGCCACCCATTCTCGCTGCGCTTCGGCGGCCGTGCGGACCGCGTGGTCGATCTCTCGGGCCCCGGCCAGGGTCACCGTCCCGTTGGGCCGGCCGGTCGCGGGATAGATGTGATCGACGATCATGCTTCCCATCCCTGGCCCTCGTCGAGCACCCGCTGCTTCTGTTCGGCGATCACCTGGTTGAGGTGCGACGCCTTGGGCCAGCCGTAGTACGCCGCGAAATGCAAGGCCAGTTCGTCCATCTCGTCGAACGACACGTCGTGGCTCTTGAGCGCGGCGTACACATGGCTGAGGATCGGCAGCGGAGCGTCCTGGAACGCCACGCACGCGACTGTCACGAGGCGGCGTTCTTTCATGCCCAGGCCCGGCCGCAGCCACATCTCGCCGAACACGAAGTTGAGGATGCCCGCACCCGAATAGGGGTTGTCCCGGATCGGTGCGTACGGCAGGCAGTTGATCTCTTTGAACGACTCCTCGCCGCAGACCAGCCGCTCTTCGGGATCGCTCGGTGTCGCCAGCGGCAGCAGCGGATCGGGCCGCGGTGG
Proteins encoded:
- a CDS encoding amino acid permease, with amino-acid sequence MTDSSTTPYGYTETLERATGRFASFAVAFAFVSIATGIFTTYGSVLNSSGPLGIWTWPIVIIGQLAVALLLGSLAARIPVTGYAYQWVSRLANPIFGWITGWISFTFLAIVVVAVDYTVASTVVPALFDFTGTPATAFLITAGVLLLQALLVGLSTRWTERVNNFAVTAELIGMVALVVLLFIVGVIAHKLSVGNLFSRGEIPADGYWSFGTATSAGPWMLGFLLGAFTIVGFESAANLAEETKKPEIVVPRAMWQAVLASGVLGFLFLLVVTAAVNDPTALAESGTPIADVIRDILGSFVGTALLVLVAIAIFACGLVILMSGVRLVWAMSRDQRFPGWQVLHKVSPRFGTPLNATIVMAAISAVILGLFSTSTDALFKLFSAATLLPAIIYAITVALYIATRKRLPASKGFSLGRWEIPILVVAVVWLVFELSLFRDASFKDPWLYAAIMVAIGAVYLGYLLVTRGRHGLKMPEMASIDAELDHLATPTEDSVK
- a CDS encoding DeoR/GlpR family DNA-binding transcription regulator, with amino-acid sequence MLPVERHEAIVEAVGATQAVSTDELVRLLGVSAETVRRDLALLEEQGALRRVHGGAAAVADRHVIEPTYTERTIIRHQAKAQLARVAAGLLKNGQTVVIDIGTTAVAVAQAIPRGFTGTVITPSLPVAVELADRPGITVLVAGGRVRAGDLACSNAHAKAFFADIYADIALLGSGGVDAQAGLTDYHFDEVDVRRTIIANSARSYILADSSKLGQVAPYRVCEFSAVDGLITDQNTDPAVAAAIEETGGVVLSARPSA
- a CDS encoding aldehyde dehydrogenase family protein, which gives rise to MIVDHIYPATGRPNGTVTLAGAREIDHAVRTAAEAQREWVALTVDRRRDLLIDLADVVHDRLDELAGLNVADYGVPISFAGTALLLERFLRHFAGYVDKPHGVSTPVNGSFDINLVEREPYGVVAVLTPWNGALAVAASCAVPALAAGNAVVLKPSELAPFAARHFGELCAEAGLPAGLVGVVPADAEGGDALVRHAGVGKIAFTGGGTTARKVLQAAATNLTPVVTELGGKSANIVFDDADLDLAATLSAHQGPLMQSGQSCACASRILVHETVYDEFLEKFLAVVAAAKVGDPTDPATVFGPMISRSAADRILATIETAVSTGAGELLLGGNRIGGALADGYFIEPTVFGGVDNASALAQTETFGPVVSVMRFRDEDDAVRIANDTPYGLNAFVQTTDLNRAHRVARGLESGSVWINQFSDISPQGPYGGYKQSGFGRTGGLEGLREFQQVKNIRIAMR
- a CDS encoding carboxymuconolactone decarboxylase family protein, with protein sequence MNRTERGRREFSEVMTFPPPSDTTPATANLIDFVFAEIWPRPALSRRDRRFITLPCVAAADAEGPLRDHVYAALNSGDLSIVEMRETVLHFAVYGGWPKASRFNMVVDEQWDRIHRERGVPPPRPDPLLPLATPSDPEERLVCGEESFKEINCLPYAPIRDNPYSGAGILNFVFGEMWLRPGLGMKERRLVTVACVAFQDAPLPILSHVYAALKSHDVSFDEMDELALHFAAYYGWPKASHLNQVIAEQKQRVLDEGQGWEA